Proteins from one Candidatus Methylomirabilota bacterium genomic window:
- a CDS encoding tetratricopeptide repeat protein: MRFTRTGLCAAVLLLLLGCAAVPHGGAAATDAGSATASTASTSIAVSRRPADPAAYLHTALALLYAQAGRMGDAITEIKKAIDRDPKSPALWLTLAKWLGRQEQYTDAMAAAHRARTLDPGAVGAYITLADLYHAQKKDTEAVAELEQAIRLNPPATEPYETLARYYAERKDYEKARGVLERLLQVDPKHARAHYLLGRLAVEREAWDDAVRLLRRAVELDPDQDGAWAALAFVYEQQKKDDQAVAVYRQALEANPDNPALRDRLGELLIRLGKLQDASEEYATLADQLPSDPRVWTKLGAVEYERKAYDKAIEAFQRVLTLEPTNLRARFYLSSAYLDAGREKEALEELRQVLQSDPKSIDARLQLGFLHSRAKRYDEAIKVLQEAINLDPKRPELFLYLGMAYSRANQQDRAVRAYEEGLTLDDKHKDLRFQLGVAYEKMGKFEDAVTQFRRVIALDPKHAEAYNYVGYMFAEKGIRLDEAEGLIRKALELEPENGYFVDSLGWAYYQQGRYDEALRELNRAIELTKGKEDAVIYEHLGDAHLKIGNDTEALRAWEKSLEIDPANEGVKRKVEQARQKREGRK; the protein is encoded by the coding sequence ATGAGGTTCACCCGCACCGGGTTGTGCGCCGCCGTGCTGCTGCTGCTCCTGGGATGCGCGGCGGTGCCGCACGGAGGCGCGGCGGCGACCGACGCCGGCTCCGCCACGGCCTCGACGGCCTCGACCTCGATCGCCGTTTCTCGGCGGCCGGCCGATCCGGCGGCCTACCTCCACACCGCCCTGGCCCTCCTCTACGCCCAGGCGGGACGCATGGGCGACGCGATCACCGAGATCAAGAAGGCCATCGACCGGGACCCGAAGAGTCCCGCGCTCTGGCTCACCCTCGCCAAGTGGCTGGGCCGGCAGGAGCAGTACACCGATGCCATGGCGGCGGCCCACCGGGCCCGGACCCTCGATCCCGGCGCCGTCGGCGCCTACATCACGCTGGCCGACCTCTACCACGCCCAGAAGAAGGACACGGAGGCGGTGGCCGAACTCGAGCAGGCGATCCGCCTGAACCCGCCCGCGACCGAGCCGTACGAGACCCTCGCCCGCTACTACGCCGAGCGGAAGGACTACGAGAAGGCCCGAGGCGTGCTCGAGCGGTTGCTCCAGGTCGACCCGAAACACGCACGGGCGCACTACCTGCTGGGTCGGCTCGCGGTCGAGCGGGAGGCTTGGGACGACGCCGTCCGCCTCCTCCGTCGGGCGGTCGAGCTCGACCCGGACCAGGACGGCGCCTGGGCCGCCCTCGCCTTCGTCTACGAGCAGCAGAAGAAAGACGACCAGGCGGTCGCCGTCTACCGGCAGGCGCTGGAGGCGAACCCGGACAACCCGGCGTTGCGCGACCGCCTCGGGGAGCTGCTGATCCGGCTCGGCAAGCTCCAGGACGCGAGCGAGGAGTACGCGACGCTGGCCGACCAGCTTCCCAGTGACCCCCGCGTGTGGACGAAGCTGGGAGCCGTCGAGTACGAGCGGAAGGCCTACGACAAGGCGATCGAGGCCTTCCAGCGCGTCCTCACGCTGGAACCCACCAACCTGCGCGCGCGCTTCTACCTCTCGTCCGCCTACCTCGACGCCGGGCGGGAGAAGGAGGCGCTCGAGGAGCTCCGGCAGGTCCTCCAGAGCGACCCCAAGTCGATCGATGCTCGGCTCCAGCTGGGCTTCCTCCACAGCCGCGCCAAGCGCTACGACGAGGCCATCAAGGTCCTGCAGGAGGCGATCAACCTCGACCCGAAGCGCCCCGAGCTCTTCCTCTACCTCGGGATGGCGTACTCCCGGGCCAACCAGCAGGACCGGGCGGTCCGCGCCTACGAGGAAGGGCTCACGCTCGACGACAAGCACAAGGATCTCCGCTTCCAGCTCGGCGTCGCCTACGAGAAGATGGGCAAGTTCGAGGACGCCGTGACCCAGTTCCGGCGGGTGATCGCGCTCGATCCCAAGCACGCCGAGGCCTACAACTACGTGGGCTACATGTTCGCCGAGAAGGGGATCCGGCTCGACGAGGCCGAGGGGCTCATCCGGAAGGCCCTCGAGCTCGAGCCCGAAAACGGGTACTTCGTCGACAGCCTGGGCTGGGCCTACTACCAGCAAGGCCGGTACGACGAGGCTCTTCGCGAGCTCAACCGGGCCATCGAGCTGACCAAGGGGAAAGAAGACGCCGTCATCTACGAGCACCTCGGGGATGCCCATCTCAAGATCGGCAACGACACCGAGGCGCTCCGGGCCTGGGAAAAATCGCTCGAGATCGACCCCGCCAACGAGGGCGTCAAGCGGAAGGTCGAGCAGGCCCGGCAGAAGCGGGAAGGCCGAAAGTAA
- a CDS encoding MFS transporter, with protein MSSPTPLFFSPRYARYALWVLFTINLFNYIDRQIIFGVFPLVQADLELSDAELGWLASAFVFLYLLGSIPLGVLGDRLPRNRLIGVGVAVWGAATFLSGLARSYGQLFFTRALVGIGEASYGPTATAMVSDFFPKARRGFVNSLFNAAIPVGGAIGVTVGGLVGSRFGWRGAFLLIGIPSLVLAVLAWRLADPPRGGQDVAPEEDPVLLALPAPAAPGLVVGILGLFRTPTFVMVCAVGMLVAFATGAFAAWLPSYLHRVKGFSVLEASIWYGSLSASAGLLGVIVGGLIGDALARRTAAGHLLTIAGGFILSAPFALVFLLHDDRSVFLPALFLAVFFLVLYVGSVNAVIHNVVNPSLRATAVAIFVFLIHLGGDFLSPGIVGLISDRRRSLQAAMLLLPVVVFFAGVIALAAVAVVAADMRRVERTLGMVSSGQAPDG; from the coding sequence ATGAGTTCCCCCACGCCCCTGTTCTTCTCCCCGCGCTACGCCCGGTACGCGCTCTGGGTGCTGTTCACGATCAACCTGTTCAATTACATCGACCGCCAGATCATCTTCGGAGTGTTCCCGCTCGTTCAGGCCGACCTCGAGCTGTCCGACGCCGAGCTCGGGTGGCTGGCCTCCGCGTTCGTCTTCCTCTACCTGCTCGGGTCCATTCCGCTCGGCGTCCTGGGCGATCGGCTCCCGCGGAATCGGCTGATCGGAGTCGGCGTGGCCGTCTGGGGCGCCGCGACCTTCCTGTCCGGCCTGGCCCGCTCCTATGGGCAGCTCTTCTTCACGCGGGCGCTGGTCGGCATCGGCGAGGCGTCCTACGGGCCGACGGCCACCGCCATGGTGTCGGACTTCTTCCCGAAGGCGCGGCGGGGCTTCGTGAACAGCCTCTTCAACGCGGCCATCCCGGTGGGCGGGGCCATCGGCGTGACGGTCGGCGGGCTCGTCGGCAGCCGCTTCGGGTGGCGCGGCGCGTTTCTCCTGATCGGCATCCCCAGCCTCGTCCTGGCCGTGCTGGCCTGGCGCCTCGCGGACCCGCCGCGGGGCGGGCAGGACGTCGCGCCCGAGGAGGACCCCGTCCTGCTGGCCCTCCCGGCCCCCGCGGCGCCGGGACTGGTAGTGGGCATTCTCGGGCTGTTCCGCACGCCGACCTTCGTCATGGTCTGCGCCGTCGGGATGCTGGTGGCCTTCGCGACGGGGGCGTTCGCGGCGTGGCTGCCGAGCTATCTGCACCGGGTGAAAGGGTTCTCCGTCCTCGAGGCGTCCATCTGGTACGGCTCGCTCTCGGCCAGCGCGGGACTCCTCGGGGTGATCGTCGGCGGGCTGATCGGCGATGCCCTGGCGCGCCGGACCGCGGCGGGCCACTTGCTCACGATCGCAGGCGGCTTCATCCTGTCCGCCCCGTTCGCGCTGGTGTTCCTCCTCCACGACGACCGCTCGGTGTTCCTGCCCGCCCTGTTCCTGGCCGTGTTCTTCCTCGTGCTCTACGTCGGCAGCGTCAACGCCGTGATTCACAACGTCGTGAACCCCTCGCTGCGGGCCACGGCGGTGGCGATCTTCGTGTTCCTGATCCACCTCGGCGGCGATTTCCTCTCGCCGGGCATCGTGGGGCTCATCTCGGATCGACGCCGATCACTCCAGGCGGCCATGCTCCTCCTGCCCGTCGTGGTCTTCTTCGCGGGCGTGATCGCCCTGGCGGCGGTGGCGGTCGTGGCGGCCGACATGCGCCGGGTCGAGCGGACCCTCGGCATGGTAAGCTCCGGACAAGCGCCCGATGGCTGA
- a CDS encoding DUF721 domain-containing protein translates to MAEPVRVGDLLGTLPGLTDRLAEVRLLAAWPEIAGPAARRSRAEGIEGGILQVAVDGSGWLHRLTLTEEALLARCRAVAPTVEVRAIRFHLAPADGGRPSPETAEGEVS, encoded by the coding sequence ATGGCTGAGCCGGTCCGCGTCGGGGACCTCCTGGGGACCCTGCCAGGACTGACCGATCGCCTGGCCGAGGTCCGTCTGCTGGCGGCCTGGCCCGAAATCGCGGGGCCGGCCGCGCGCCGGTCCCGGGCCGAGGGCATCGAAGGAGGCATTCTGCAGGTGGCCGTGGACGGCTCCGGCTGGCTTCACCGCCTCACGCTCACGGAAGAGGCGCTGCTGGCACGCTGCCGGGCCGTCGCGCCCACCGTGGAAGTCCGGGCCATCCGATTCCATCTGGCCCCGGCTGACGGCGGTCGGCCGTCGCCCGAGACCGCGGAAGGAGAGGTATCCTGA
- a CDS encoding 4-(cytidine 5'-diphospho)-2-C-methyl-D-erythritol kinase, whose product MLGFSVLERGRHLTVRARAKVNLGLEVLGRRADGYHELLTFLAAIDLADRVTLETIQPEAPGSSGIEVACDAPGVPRGRDNLAWRAAELIRREGQVRVGARIRIAKAIPVAAGLGGGSADAAAVLVGLSRLWGLSLAPARLLALATKLGMDVPFFLGQSPALGADRGERLAAVPPHQSLAVVLVNPGFPLPTRDVYARLRPVDFTDGTRVRTLVAALGDGAAAVASRVVNGLEPAALSLWPGLGDVKAALLDAGALGAVMSGSGPTVIGIAASRAAALRIRAALATGGGPRWSVWVARTVAGPVLSIGDGEDAGPAKARRQEAAWGVAKR is encoded by the coding sequence ATGCTAGGGTTTTCCGTGCTCGAACGCGGGCGGCACCTCACCGTGCGGGCCCGGGCGAAGGTGAATCTGGGCCTCGAGGTGCTGGGCCGTCGGGCCGATGGGTACCACGAGCTCCTGACCTTCCTCGCGGCCATCGATCTGGCCGATCGGGTGACCCTCGAGACCATCCAGCCCGAGGCGCCCGGGTCTTCCGGCATCGAGGTCGCGTGCGACGCCCCGGGCGTGCCCCGGGGCCGAGACAATCTCGCGTGGCGCGCGGCGGAGCTGATCCGGCGCGAGGGGCAGGTCCGCGTGGGGGCGCGGATTCGGATCGCGAAGGCGATCCCGGTGGCGGCGGGACTCGGCGGTGGATCGGCCGATGCGGCGGCGGTCCTCGTCGGCCTGAGTCGGCTGTGGGGGCTCTCGCTCGCGCCGGCGCGACTGCTCGCGCTGGCGACCAAGCTCGGGATGGACGTCCCGTTCTTCCTGGGGCAGAGTCCGGCACTCGGGGCGGACCGAGGGGAGCGACTCGCGGCCGTTCCGCCGCATCAGTCGCTGGCGGTCGTTCTGGTGAACCCGGGCTTTCCGCTGCCGACCCGGGACGTCTACGCGCGGCTCCGGCCGGTGGACTTCACCGACGGCACGCGGGTCCGGACCCTGGTGGCGGCGCTGGGCGACGGGGCCGCGGCCGTCGCGTCGCGCGTCGTGAACGGCCTGGAGCCGGCCGCGCTGTCGCTCTGGCCGGGATTGGGGGATGTCAAGGCGGCCCTCCTCGACGCCGGAGCGCTCGGGGCGGTGATGTCGGGGAGCGGTCCGACGGTCATCGGGATCGCGGCCTCTCGCGCAGCCGCGCTACGCATCCGCGCGGCACTGGCCACGGGCGGGGGGCCGAGGTGGTCGGTCTGGGTGGCCCGGACCGTCGCGGGTCCGGTGCTCTCGATCGGCGACGGCGAGGACGCGGGCCCGGCGAAGGCCCGGCGGCAGGAGGCGGCTTGGGGCGTGGCCAAGCGGTAA
- a CDS encoding 50S ribosomal protein L25, translated as MEIRELTVERRDSRGKEAARRLRRRGLIPAILYGARSEPLPLSVSPKDVQRVLHAHAGGGVLVNLRLLGEPDARTAVVRDLQFDPVRETLLHVDLQAVRMDEEITVEVPIHVIGEAAGVKEQSGVLAVLLRTVAVACLPSLIPERLDVDVSALRIHDVLTVADLRPPEGVRVTTPSTQPVVTVSPPMAEEVAAPTAAPAAEPEVVTERKPEEGKEEEAGKPEAKAEPRAKKEKEK; from the coding sequence ATGGAAATTCGTGAGCTCACGGTGGAGCGCCGCGACAGCCGCGGCAAGGAGGCGGCCCGGCGCCTGCGGCGGCGCGGGCTGATTCCCGCCATTCTCTACGGCGCCCGTTCCGAACCCCTGCCGCTCTCGGTGTCGCCCAAGGACGTGCAGCGGGTCCTCCACGCCCACGCCGGGGGCGGCGTGCTGGTGAACCTGCGCCTGCTCGGCGAGCCGGACGCCCGGACGGCCGTCGTGCGCGACCTCCAGTTCGATCCCGTTCGCGAGACACTCCTCCATGTCGACCTCCAGGCCGTCCGCATGGACGAGGAGATCACCGTCGAGGTCCCGATCCATGTGATCGGCGAAGCGGCCGGGGTCAAGGAGCAGAGCGGGGTCCTCGCCGTCCTCCTCCGCACCGTGGCCGTGGCGTGCCTTCCCTCGCTCATTCCCGAGCGGCTCGACGTCGATGTCTCGGCCCTCCGCATCCACGACGTCCTCACGGTCGCCGACCTGAGACCGCCGGAGGGCGTCCGGGTGACCACGCCCTCCACCCAGCCCGTCGTCACCGTCTCGCCGCCCATGGCCGAGGAGGTTGCGGCGCCGACGGCGGCTCCGGCGGCGGAGCCCGAGGTCGTCACCGAGCGCAAGCCGGAGGAAGGCAAAGAAGAGGAGGCGGGAAAGCCCGAGGCCAAGGCCGAGCCGAGAGCGAAGAAGGAAAAGGAAAAGTA
- a CDS encoding ribose-phosphate pyrophosphokinase, translating to MPYELKLFSGNAHRALAEEIAAMLGVPLGQAEVARFSDGEVFVQIDENVRGTDVFVVQPTCPPVNDNLMELLVMLDAFKRASAQRITAVLPYYGYARQDRKVQPRVPISAKLVADLLTVAGAQRLLAIDLHAGQIQGFFDIPVDHLFAAPVIIDYVAQRGWTDLVVVSPDAGGVERARAIAKRLYAGLAIIDKRRESANVSVFMRLIGDVKGRDVLIIDDMIDTAGTLVQAADALEREGAHRIFACGVHPVLSGPAMARLERAPIDEVVVTNSIPLAKDKQHPKITVLSVAPLLAEAIRRIHDEESVSTLFV from the coding sequence ATGCCGTACGAGCTGAAGCTCTTCTCGGGCAATGCCCACCGGGCCCTGGCCGAAGAGATCGCGGCGATGCTCGGCGTCCCGCTGGGTCAGGCCGAGGTGGCGCGGTTCTCGGACGGCGAGGTGTTCGTGCAGATCGACGAGAACGTCCGCGGAACGGACGTGTTCGTCGTCCAGCCCACCTGCCCGCCGGTCAACGACAACCTCATGGAGCTCCTGGTGATGCTCGACGCCTTCAAGCGGGCCTCCGCCCAGCGCATCACCGCCGTGCTCCCCTACTACGGGTACGCGCGCCAGGACCGCAAGGTGCAGCCCCGTGTCCCGATCTCCGCGAAGCTCGTGGCCGATCTGCTGACCGTCGCCGGCGCCCAGCGCCTGCTGGCGATCGATCTCCACGCGGGCCAGATCCAGGGCTTCTTCGACATTCCCGTGGATCATCTCTTCGCCGCCCCGGTCATCATCGACTACGTCGCCCAGCGGGGCTGGACGGACCTGGTGGTCGTCTCCCCCGACGCCGGCGGCGTGGAGCGAGCCCGGGCCATCGCCAAGCGGCTCTACGCCGGCCTGGCGATCATCGACAAGCGGCGGGAAAGCGCCAATGTCTCGGTGTTCATGCGCCTGATCGGCGACGTCAAGGGGCGCGACGTCCTGATCATCGACGACATGATCGACACCGCCGGGACGCTGGTCCAGGCGGCTGACGCCCTCGAGCGCGAGGGGGCCCACCGCATCTTCGCCTGCGGCGTCCACCCGGTCCTGTCGGGGCCGGCGATGGCGCGACTCGAACGGGCCCCGATCGACGAAGTCGTCGTGACCAACTCGATCCCGCTGGCCAAGGACAAGCAGCATCCCAAGATCACGGTCCTCTCGGTGGCTCCGCTCCTGGCGGAGGCGATCCGACGCATTCACGACGAGGAGTCCGTGTCCACGCTATTCGTGTGA